The DNA region tttattttatttatcttattcaacatgtcttttttcatttattcatgttcTTAACAATGTCATAGTAGAGGGTATAActtataaaacatgttaaaacgGCAAAATGAAATGCACTAATGGAGAATGATATTATCTCTACAAAAATGGAGCAGCTTATAGTTTTGTGCATTCTGCGTGTCCACATTGTATGTGATTTCTGTCCTGCAGATCCCTGTGCTGGTGGCTGTTTCTGTGTTGGCAGTGACGGTGCTGTACTTCCTCCTGCGAGGCTctgcaggagagaagaagaagacgcaGCCTGTCACTCTGCAGGACCCTGCGGTCAAATATCCTCTCCAGCTAATAGAAAAACAGGTAGgctgcatacaaacacacacacacacacacacacatacatacacgtaTCAAAACAGTCTGTAGCTCTAGTTGGAACTGTACtaagtttgaaaaaataaccctgatgatgacATAATGAGGCCTGCTCTTTAGATTTTAACcatgattttttaaatctgtttcctGTAAGTCTCCAAACActatggaagtgcaatactaaattgctggagtgcccctttaatttTGTATAACACAATATTCAACTGCTATGTCATGAATACAATGCAGATAGATAATGTGAGGGAACAATGTAGCATATAACTCACTGCAGAAATTAAGATCTGAGCTTACATTTATGGTCTAGTTTATTTGCTACAAAAAACATGGCTGGCCAACAAAAAGTGTCAATCCACATGAAATTGATGAAACCCGGAGGTTAAACATTGTCATGTTTCGTTGGCCAACCactgttttagttttaatgtGTCACTATAACAGACAGATATAAGACATGAGTTAAATTCCCCATTTAGAGGAATGTTTGTACTGTATTGTTGTATATATTGTTTGTTACCAAAActaatcaaaatcaaatcatcAATCTGTTGTGTAACTGAAGCTCATATGTGGGCTTTTTGAAGTAAAATACCTTAACACACAGTTTCCTGGTTAAATAGCTTTAAGGTCGGAAATAATGTATATGTCTGTAAAACTAAATGATGATTTcaatgagtgaaatattcaaaccccAGACTCCATtatttttatggctgcaccatcacttcaaatggaaacattttggaTGTCTTGTGCTTTACTTTATACACTTTTATCCACAATTCAGACTGACTCTGGGATCTCCAAAGAATTCAAAATCAAGTTTTGTGGGTCTGGCTGCACAGTATGAGTTTGTAATGACTGACCCACCAACAGAACAGTgaagtttaatgtgttttaagcCTGGGGATCCAATTTAGCAAGGTTATGTGCTCtcatgttgattttgttgtgtgtgtccttgtgtagGAAATCAGCCATGACACAAAGAAATTTCGGTTTGGCCTTCCCTCTTCAGCTCATATCCTTGGACTGCCAGTAGGTACTGAAACACTAATTTTCTACCAGTGCTTTACTGTAAGATGATTCAAAGTATCTTAATGAGAACAAAGCATGATCAGCACACTGCAGCAGTTGTTCAATATTAATGTAAGTTTTCAGTCAGTCCTCAGTGTACTCCTCCTTATGAAGCTTTAGCACCTCGGCCTTAGACCTGCTGAGTTTTGGTCCATTTTGATCTATGAATGAATCCACCAACTGAAGTGCAACACATCAAAGAATAGTAGGTTACATTTACGGGACATAGATGTGATTAGGAACAATAAAAAGTCAgtctttcaagaaaaaaagtataTGCTGGTGTATTAGAGCTTTATTAGTGTCCCAAATTGCAGTGAAACATATCGTAGTATTAGCTATTGAAAATAATGCTGTGGAGGTGAACGAAGAGCCTAAATATAGATTTTGAAATTCCTCATGCATTTTCCCCCCTCAAACCCACTCCTCACTTATCCTgactcctctctgtcctctgcacCAGGTCAGCATGTGTACCTGTCAGCCAAGGTGAATGGCAGTCTGGTGGTCAGAGCCTACACTCCAGTCTCCAGTGATGAGGACCAGGGATATGTTGACCTTGTGGTAAAGGTAATTAAAATTACTGATATATGACacataacaacagaaaacaccaTGAAATGGCTCATAGGATTTTGTTTGGGTTGTTGTAGGTATCAGCTGTCTACCtcattgtcttttttgataTCTTATGTCAGTTGCACTTTTTATTAAGTCATCCTTTATTAAGTATAGGTtgtaactaatggctttattCATGACTTATTTTTTAAGCCATTCAAGCCATTAATATAGTTGTCAGGTTGTTAGAAAGTCATTGTAAAGGGCCATGATAATATTCCATCAAGTCTGCAgttgaaaatgttaaatgctgCCAAAAAAGCTGTGAGCTTCCAAGCATCTGCAAATGCAAATTGAAAAGTAGCTGATTGTAAGCAGTTTTTGTTATGTCCTACTGCTCACACCAGTGACATACCGTTTTTATGtggcacacagcagcagcacatgcCAGTAAAGATTCATCTTACACCAGTAACATAAAGTGTCTGTGTGCCATATGCCAGTTGAACAGCAGTGACATACTACAAGTCAAACATATGACACTAAAACACACCACATGCCACATAGCAGCATGTCATGATCAATAGTGGCATATGTCAGAAAGAATCAGTGGGAAGTGGTACATGACAGTGGAACATAACTGACATACTGTAACAGTGatataccataccataccataccaaATTGACACAACACTTGGTGTCACTCATGCTAGAGCAATATAATGGCTTATACTATAAATGGCTTACTATAAATTGCCATCATTAAAGCTATAAGTCACAACCTTTGAACCCGTTATACAGGATAGCTTATTAGAAGTTGTATCCTTATGTCTCATTGGCAGGACCcacaaaaaggtaaaaatctAATGAAGTAAATATCAAATCAATTTAAATAtctaatgttttaaaaaggagACTCATAAGACTTTAGCCTTAAAGCTGTTTTAATCAATAATTTCTTATTAGCAAAGGATCCAATGAcaataacatcatcatcacccgACTAAGCAGTTCCTTACAGCTtggagcattttagtgtcttttagctcattgttttggttttacagccacaactttactttttttttattaactctCATCACTCTTCATTAACCTTATTTCCAGCTGTAACAGGCAGCTGTATGAAAGATGCTAATGAAAAAGCTCCACTGTACATTACCTGTTCAGCATCAAATAGCaaacaaagttagtgactaacTGGTGAGcatggtggagcatttagcagctaaagagcaaGATATTTCTGTCATTAGTTGGtagaaaccaaaacagagctaaaaggagagcaaatattggacttacatttgtcaggtggaCGGAAAACACGATTCCACATTAATGCTAATCTAATGGAGGTCTAAATAagcaattgtttgctaacatgttccgCAAATCACCTTTATAAGGTGGTAacacaatgttgtgtttacagcttgttatgCTGAGACCAACTGGCCAAAAGAACATGTTAATGGGTTTAAGTGgatgttttgatattttggaTGCAGCTTGCCACAAAACAGAAACTCCTGCCCATTAAATTTACTAATTAGCaggaaaacatcttttcaaTGCCCTGAAGAGCCACTGATAGGCGATAAGATGAAACACTAAAACTGTTCTGTAACATCTTCAGGTGTACTATAAGAACAGTCACCCCTCCTTCCCAGATGGAGGGAAGATGTCTCAGCACCTGGACAACATGGCTGTTGGAGACACAATTGACTTCAGGGGACCCAATGGACTGCTGGTCTATAAGGGGAATGGTacggcatgtgtgtgtgtgtgtgtgtgtgtgtgtgtgtgtgtgtgtgtgtgtgtgaaaagaaagaaggaaaaatacagaaagaatAATGAAAGAATATTGAAAACACTCCCTGTATTTGTATATACTTACCCCAGCAGATGTCACTGTGGTACAATATAAGACTGTGTCTGCGCTGCTTTGGCctaaaatacaaactgacaTTGAGacttcttctcttctattcAGGTCAGTTTTCCATCCGACC from Thunnus albacares chromosome 7, fThuAlb1.1, whole genome shotgun sequence includes:
- the LOC122985057 gene encoding NADH-cytochrome b5 reductase 2, with the protein product MIPVLVAVSVLAVTVLYFLLRGSAGEKKKTQPVTLQDPAVKYPLQLIEKQEISHDTKKFRFGLPSSAHILGLPVGQHVYLSAKVNGSLVVRAYTPVSSDEDQGYVDLVVKVYYKNSHPSFPDGGKMSQHLDNMAVGDTIDFRGPNGLLVYKGNGQFSIRPDKKSEPKVQKFKHVGMIAGGTGITPMLQLIRRITEDPNDNTKCSLIFANQTEKDILLREELEEVKKNHPDKVKVWYTLDKPPQDWRYSSGFVTSDMIKDHLPAPSTDVLVVLCGPPPMIQYACLPNLDKLGHKTENIFAY